The Haloimpatiens massiliensis genome contains a region encoding:
- a CDS encoding alkaline ceramidase has protein sequence MNKKYNNKAFFTQTDITPDFQVELIGCYRENSNSQGVLHPLYAQILILEFCGRCYCLIAIDSLGLTTTLSDQLRTIVSKKLKTDISCVMLCFSHTHSAPAPLSQVNGERYFRFMCDQIEKCLAEAAEKLRPCKVGWAMTNTEIGENRRIGCTAVDKRLGALKITDSVTGRPLAVVLRITAHANILMGGNNRISSDYFCVTREKLQKYFLCPVMLVQGASGNIKPVGVDKILGGSISDLDRISDILLDSVKHLHFDMTEVRKLQMYSKDFNYYSHVPSEKEAKQIADDAKRLCGIDGSEWLLECERLRKSGTEIQVQEGKIQFFNLNEGCFCGVPDEIFCEISLEASKRANAPYLFLNGYTNGCTGYLPHSEEWVKGGYETLYSYLQYYQFYEHVMPFKQDTADYLIKSVLSQWKYMHR, from the coding sequence ATGAATAAAAAATATAATAATAAAGCTTTTTTTACACAAACTGATATTACACCTGATTTTCAAGTGGAATTAATTGGATGTTACAGGGAGAATAGTAATTCTCAAGGTGTTTTGCATCCTCTGTATGCGCAGATACTTATACTGGAGTTTTGCGGTAGGTGTTATTGCTTAATTGCAATTGACAGTCTTGGATTGACAACAACTCTTTCGGATCAACTGCGTACCATTGTATCTAAGAAATTAAAAACCGACATTTCCTGTGTCATGCTTTGTTTTTCGCATACACATTCCGCCCCTGCGCCTTTATCGCAGGTTAATGGCGAAAGATATTTTCGTTTCATGTGTGATCAGATCGAAAAATGTCTGGCAGAAGCAGCCGAAAAACTTCGACCTTGTAAAGTTGGTTGGGCAATGACGAATACGGAAATCGGAGAAAATCGCAGGATAGGCTGTACTGCAGTCGATAAACGTCTTGGAGCATTGAAGATAACCGATTCTGTTACTGGACGTCCATTAGCTGTTGTTTTGCGGATAACCGCACACGCCAATATATTGATGGGTGGTAACAACAGGATTTCAAGCGATTACTTTTGTGTCACACGTGAAAAGTTGCAAAAATATTTTCTTTGCCCTGTAATGCTTGTTCAGGGGGCATCAGGAAACATTAAGCCGGTAGGCGTGGACAAAATACTTGGCGGTAGTATTTCCGATTTAGATCGGATATCAGATATCCTTCTGGATTCTGTGAAACACTTGCATTTTGATATGACAGAAGTGCGCAAGCTACAAATGTATTCGAAAGATTTTAATTACTACTCACATGTTCCTTCTGAAAAAGAAGCAAAACAGATTGCGGATGATGCAAAAAGGTTATGCGGCATTGATGGTTCAGAATGGCTTCTGGAATGCGAAAGGCTTAGGAAATCCGGCACTGAGATACAGGTTCAAGAAGGAAAAATTCAGTTTTTTAATTTGAATGAGGGTTGCTTCTGTGGGGTTCCGGATGAAATTTTCTGTGAAATTTCTCTAGAAGCATCTAAACGCGCAAATGCACCTTACCTTTTTTTGAATGGATACACCAATGGTTGTACGGGGTATCTTCCCCATAGTGAAGAATGGGTAAAAGGCGGCTACGAGACATTGTATAGTTATCTGCAATACTATCAATTTTATGAACATGTTATGCCGTTTAAGCAAGATACTGCAGATTATCTTATAAAAAGCGTACTCAGCCAATGGAAATATATGCACAGGTAA